The window gggatgttttgccccccagggtggatttttggggtttaagggcccccaccctggtcgggtcccactctaactccccttaagaggccaacaccactcccgctgattccggcagcggagccggGGGAGTGCTGGGAGTCCcgggaggatttaggggtacctgggagggtttgggggtcccaggagggtttgggagtcccgagaggatctgggggtacccgggtgatgccaatgATGGCGAcggggaccccgtgctgggtaGAAACTTTCATGATAAATTCCTGGGGGGGCGGTGTTGTCtttctccagggtttttgggctcccggtggatttttggggggttcccaggggggttttcaggattccctggggccaccccaacacccccaaactagggagggtccccggagccgtttggatcccccaaaaatgggctggaagcggcaggagccgccccaaaaagggattgaagggtccggtccgggaatgggggaggctccggggatggctcccatccggatcggggcgggctgggattgagggagggtccgttcagcgactggggaggggtctgggagtgggacaggggctggcattggggagggtttgggaactggggaggggtctgggattgaggggattggtccatgccgggattggggcagggtcgctccctgacggaggggtccattattgggtcAGGGTCTCTCCCCTTCCtgagcccaatcccgttcctgatcctgttcccgagcccaatcccattcccatttctgttcccgttcccgatctcattcccgaccccaatcccactcccattcccgatcccgatcctgttcccagtcccggtcccgccgctgtttccagggaatggctctgctctcaaccccgaccccaaacccggcgggtcaaacaccccagatcctggggtcaactccccccgaccccaaatcctgggggttcaaacactggggggggggtcaaacaccctcaaacccaaactctgggatgtcaagccccaCACCCCCtcagccccgaaccccaaattttaggatcaaactctccaaatcccagatcctggggtgtcaaacactccccaattcccaaacgatggggttaaatcccccttaccccaaatcctggggtttgaaacatctggggtgcccaaccaccctgatcccaaagtttgggggTCAAACCCCCTGATCTGCAAATCCTGgggtcaaaaaccccaaatcccaaaccctggtgtcAAACCCCcgcaaaccccaaattttaggatcaaacacccccaatccccagagtttggggtcatgacccccccagtccccaatcccccaccaccccaaaacccactccagccctggggggcacagtggggtttgggttcATTTGGGCTCTgcttggggttatttggggtttatttggggtttgttggggtttatttggcgtttgttggggtttgtttggggttattttgggtttgttggtgtttatttggagtgatttggggtttgtttgggttgtttggggtttgtttagagttatttgggtttatttggtgtttgtttggggcagctccaggtgcaatgTCTGCAGAGAGACCCTGGGTCCAacgctggggaaaaaagggggattgggttgggaattgggggattcaggatggggaaagatcctgggtgggaaaaggggatgtggggtggacagggaagaatttggggtgggaaaagggattttcaggtgtttctatGGAATTTGGGAGCACTCCTATAGCATTTGTGTGTTTCtacaggattttggggtggttttgagggatttCAGGGTATTTCCATGGGATTTTGGGCTGGTCTGGAGGATCTTTAGGGTGTTTCTacgggattttggggcagcttgaaggatttggggcagctttaGGCTATTCAGGGgcagttttgaggggttttggggtggtttggtgggatttcaggccatttctatgggattttggggtggtttggtgggatttggggtgtttggggcggtttttggCTATTTAGGGATGGGTTTGATGTGGTTTTTCGGGACTTTTGGGTATTTCAGgcccgtttttttttttttttttagtttggggttattttggaggggtttgggcattttggGTCACTTTTTGCCGAAGGAGATCTCCATGGAGTTGCTCTGGGTGATGCTGAAGCCCTGCAGGGCCTCGCGGGCAGCGCCCGCCTGCACCTCGGTGTCCAACTGCATCAAGGCGATGTCGCGGCACCCGGGCACCAGCGCAGCTCCTGAACCCGGGAACCTGGCATGGGAACGGGGTCAGGAGAGCCCGAAAACACCTGGAAACCTTCCCCCAGACAGCTGGGAACCTTCCCCCAGACACccgggaatgttcccccagacacccgggaatgttccccacaaatccagaaatgctctcagaaaaaaaaaaaaaaatcctgaaatattcccccagatattcagaaattttccccaaagaaatctAGAAATGATGCTCCAAAAAATCCTGGAACATTCCCAACAAACTAGGAAAATCCTCCAGAAAATCGAGAAATATTCCCccgccaaaaaatccaaaccaaaccccgttccccatccagaaacattccccccccaaaaaaatccagaaattccccctcAAAAACACCTAGAAATACCGCCCCAAAACCTAGTAACTGCCCCCCAAAACCTTAGAAATTCCCCCCTAAGAAGTCCAGTATTTCCTCCCCCCCCCTCAAATCtggtattttccccccaaaatacagaaattcCCCTCAAAAAAATTGGTCCCTAATCCCAAtcccttaaatcccattaaaatcccatcagATCCCCCgaaaaatcccatcaaacctcattaaaatcccataagatcccattaaaatcccttaagttctcattaaaatcccataaaacctctctgaaatcccacaagtcccctcagcccctcaggttttggggtcacttgttggggaagatgaaagaggaaaaccttataaataccattgcctggcaaaagatttggaaaatacagacactgagatgagaactagatttgaaataacaaaccttgactactgaataactagaaaacaatagtgtggccaggttgaaagcaatcccccttctgattaaacaatgccctttacctgcagataggtccaaaggtcaaatggaatgctctgtctcacccccaatgtatggttcatcccacacctgtcgccctcccctgaagtatcagatatctgtgaccccattggcccaagtcctgctccagcccaccttgaagccccctgataaggtgtgcccgagggaccagactccctcttggaccttcccctgggaccctcacctggaaccctcgctccctctctctccctctccctctctccctgggcctgccacgagttgctCCTGGCatctccaagcagggcctttccccccttttaataaaccacatcttccaagacctgacttcagagatctctcatccatccaaacagtcctggagtcccgcgctctctgcagagatgaagatggtcagagtaacaagaagacagagtggcaatgctacagatgccctgaggaatttAGGccatgtttggcatcctttaaggcagatgaaaaaaatgaactcttgcttttttcttcactggcaatggaacaaagctatttaattcTAGAACGAGAAccatctcatgtctttcttctaagggcaagcaaaggaaggttggaaaaccagaaatccacaggcaaagccacggctgtgtcactgctcatcaccaaggagtggggacacgtgacaggtctggagttgaagccacctccaccatgccagatatatccccagcgtgatggcaccctcaggcttgctcccttggccaacatgatcctaaaactgccagaaacGGCTTtttcatgcatattcaacccctggccccgcctgtcctcgcctctcatgctaaataggtccccgcccttctgggcatgcctggtttgctgtggtggtggcgcgggtggtctctggtggtctctgaggctgaagattggGGTCTTCCTCCTATTTGAACtcttgaacttttctcctctgtgcatgcacttttggtcctttggtgcctATCTGAGTAGGACTGTCAGTCTTGataagcttggagacagaggagcccctttatctgggttctttgcatctcctggtcttctctggcattgtcctttatgcaagaagcttcagagatttgcattttcttatgccctttgtaccatggcagaggtttctcaagtaaaaggttaaaattcaacacataagGAGCTGAATTATGCTAGCACAGCCAGAGGACaacttggccagcagcacgacctccaggggtgcgctggtgccgtcgggctgcgggaggagcgtGATGCCGTCAGTTGCGCtaaggctgtgccagggctggggaacccctcagccagcccgggatgctctgcatgccccgctcagcccatgcccgctctccctgcagggctcccggcggctcccaccctgccgggctcCGGCTCCTcgccgcccggcacggcccggcttctgccgctggccccgctcactcaccagctcgccccagtgccggacgcggttccgtggcacccttttgatggccacctgcgagcaaGGGAGACCAGCGGGTTGAGTTCGCCGCCTGCCCTGCGCAGCcccatccccctcctccttctcctcctcctcctcctttccctcctcctcctccttcttctcctcctcctccttctccttctccgcccgccgccggccccggccaccgccggccccgccgctcactGGGGtgccgtccgagagccgcgttgccgcgaagacgctgccgaagccgccgctgcccagcggcgaacccagccggtaccgctcctgcagggcctcctgcgccttccctgcgggcgggacgcagctgtcagcgctcggcccgaagccaggagcggcccccgagcgccccgggccggccctccccaggcgttctgtccctggaacgggacagcggcggctcggggccggcagcggcgctgccgagcggcggcgctcgggccggggaagccgcagcggaggcggcgggagcggccgcacCGCGTGTGTCCTCTGtggggcccgggaggagcca of the Anomalospiza imberbis isolate Cuckoo-Finch-1a 21T00152 unplaced genomic scaffold, ASM3175350v1 scaffold_50, whole genome shotgun sequence genome contains:
- the LOC137467019 gene encoding serine/threonine-protein kinase pim-2-like, with amino-acid sequence MCCYPNQVPGAGAASPPSGSAWPEPAPGPDVGSSPGPGSSRAPQRTHAVRPLPPPPLRLPRPERRRSAAPLPAPSRRCPVPGTERLGRAGPGRSGAAPGFGPSADSCVPPAGKAQEALQERYRLGSPLGSGGFGSVFAATRLSDGTPVAIKRVPRNRVRHWGELPDGTSAPLEVVLLAKLSSGCASIIQLLMFPGSGAALVPGCRDIALMQLDTEVQAGAAREALQGFSITQSNSMEISFGKK